The following are encoded in a window of Fretibacter rubidus genomic DNA:
- the katG gene encoding catalase/peroxidase HPI, translating to MGKEDIYDINEASEAKCPVMHGAHKDRAMGSTSLQHWWPGQLNLKMLHQNPTVGNPMDDGFDYGKAFAKLNLKKVKKDIADIMTDSQDWWPADYGHYGPFFIRMTWHAAGTYRIQDGRGGGATGAQRFAPLNSWPDNGNLDKARRLLWPVKQKYGRSLSWADLLVLTGNVALETMGFKTFGFGGGREDIWEPEEDIYWGPETEWLGDERYSGDRELSDPLGAVQMGLIYVNPEGPNGNPDPLASAYDIRDTFARMAMNDYETVALTAGGHTFGKAHGASDPDTYVGREPEGATMAEQGLGWAQSFGSGKASEMTTSGIEGPWTANPTQWDMGYFDVLLGHEWELTKSPAGAHQWTPKKSSNAPKAPDSSDASKSVPLMMTTADMAMKMDPEYRKISEHFHKNPDEFADAFARAWFKLLHRDMGPKACYIGSEVPKEDLIWQDPVPARNHKLASKKQIKALKEAILASGLSVSDLVFTAWASASTFRGSDRRGGANGARIRLAPQTKWQVNDPSRLKRVLKGLNAIKDDFEGTISLADLIVLGGCAAIEKAAAEAGHKVKVPFTPGRMDASLEQTDVDSFEPLEPKADGFRNYLGASTRPAEDTLVDRAQLLTLSVPEMTVLVGGLRVLGANSGKSKHGVFTKRKGQLTNDFFVNLLDMGTEWSAKDSEETLFEGKSRKTGKVKWTGTRNDLVFGSNSILRSTAEVYACADADKKFVKDFIKAWDKVMMLDRFDLK from the coding sequence ATGGGTAAAGAAGACATTTACGACATTAACGAAGCCAGTGAGGCGAAATGCCCCGTCATGCACGGTGCCCACAAAGACCGCGCCATGGGCAGCACGTCTTTACAGCATTGGTGGCCAGGCCAGTTAAACCTCAAAATGCTTCATCAAAACCCAACTGTAGGCAATCCTATGGATGACGGCTTTGATTACGGCAAAGCTTTCGCCAAACTCAACTTGAAAAAAGTCAAAAAAGACATCGCCGACATCATGACCGATAGCCAAGACTGGTGGCCGGCTGATTATGGTCATTACGGTCCATTTTTCATTCGCATGACATGGCATGCGGCGGGTACATACCGTATCCAAGACGGTCGCGGCGGCGGCGCAACAGGCGCGCAACGCTTCGCCCCGCTTAATAGCTGGCCAGATAACGGCAATCTTGATAAAGCGCGCCGCCTCTTATGGCCTGTGAAGCAAAAATACGGCCGTTCATTATCTTGGGCTGATTTGCTCGTCCTCACAGGAAATGTCGCGCTAGAGACCATGGGCTTCAAAACCTTCGGCTTTGGCGGCGGCCGCGAAGACATTTGGGAACCTGAAGAAGATATCTATTGGGGCCCAGAAACTGAATGGCTCGGTGATGAACGCTATAGCGGTGACCGCGAGTTATCGGATCCGCTAGGCGCAGTTCAAATGGGATTGATTTATGTGAACCCCGAAGGACCAAATGGCAATCCTGATCCGCTAGCCTCTGCCTATGATATTCGTGACACATTTGCTCGTATGGCGATGAATGATTATGAGACGGTGGCCTTAACAGCGGGTGGTCATACCTTTGGTAAAGCGCACGGCGCATCAGACCCTGACACTTATGTTGGCCGTGAACCCGAAGGCGCAACTATGGCTGAACAAGGCCTCGGTTGGGCGCAAAGCTTTGGGTCTGGTAAAGCATCAGAAATGACGACATCAGGCATTGAAGGCCCGTGGACAGCCAACCCGACACAATGGGATATGGGATATTTTGACGTCCTATTAGGCCATGAGTGGGAGCTTACAAAAAGTCCCGCCGGCGCGCATCAGTGGACGCCAAAAAAATCATCCAATGCGCCAAAAGCACCGGATTCATCTGACGCGTCAAAATCAGTACCCTTGATGATGACCACAGCGGATATGGCCATGAAGATGGACCCAGAATACCGCAAGATATCAGAGCATTTTCATAAAAATCCCGATGAGTTTGCGGATGCCTTTGCCCGCGCTTGGTTTAAACTTCTGCACCGTGATATGGGCCCGAAAGCCTGTTACATCGGATCAGAAGTGCCGAAGGAAGACTTGATTTGGCAAGATCCAGTCCCGGCTCGCAATCATAAATTGGCAAGCAAAAAACAGATTAAGGCACTTAAGGAAGCAATTCTCGCTTCTGGCTTGTCTGTCTCTGACTTGGTCTTTACGGCTTGGGCATCGGCTTCGACATTTCGCGGCTCTGACAGACGCGGCGGAGCGAACGGAGCGCGCATCCGTCTTGCACCACAAACAAAATGGCAAGTCAATGATCCGTCACGCCTCAAGCGAGTTTTGAAAGGGTTGAACGCAATTAAAGATGACTTTGAAGGTACGATATCGCTTGCAGACCTTATCGTCCTGGGTGGTTGCGCGGCGATTGAAAAAGCAGCTGCGGAAGCTGGCCATAAAGTTAAAGTGCCGTTTACCCCGGGCCGCATGGATGCGAGCCTAGAGCAAACCGATGTCGATAGTTTTGAGCCCCTAGAACCAAAAGCTGACGGCTTCCGCAATTACCTCGGTGCGTCAACACGTCCCGCCGAAGACACACTTGTTGACCGTGCACAATTGCTCACGCTTTCTGTGCCCGAAATGACGGTTCTTGTTGGTGGTCTGCGTGTGCTCGGTGCCAATAGTGGTAAATCGAAACACGGTGTGTTCACAAAGCGTAAAGGCCAGTTGACCAATGACTTCTTTGTCAATTTGCTCGACATGGGAACCGAATGGTCGGCCAAAGACTCTGAAGAAACCTTGTTTGAAGGCAAAAGCCGCAAAACAGGCAAAGTCAAATGGACGGGTACACGCAATGATTTGGTCTTTGGTTCGAACTCAATCCTCCGCTCTACCGCAGAAGTTTACGCTTGTGCTGACGCGGATAAGAAATTTGTCAAAGACTTCATCAAGGCGTGGGACAAAGTCATGATGCTCGATCGTTTCGATTTGAAATAA
- a CDS encoding CCA tRNA nucleotidyltransferase, producing MTDLNPQQYAWMREPAVSQLFKAFPKGQLRFVGGCVRNALMGEAVADVDLATPLTPDAVIKVLDAASIRHIPTGIDHGTVTVIIDGKPYEVTSLRKDVETDGRRAVVAFTTDWTEDAYRRDLTMNALYADFDGTVYDPCGQGVDDLKARRFRFVGDADARVREDYLRILRFFRFIAWYGSTHKDGQGVIDADALRACRENAKGLKTLSAERIWSETKKLLSAPDPCRAVRIMLTNDILDTLLPEASNSVGLDAIVALERREAIKPDPLLRLMAMGAREPLAIVLLTKRLKMSNSESTRLRAWADDATALDPNADDRTKRIAIYTAGKQVIIDRARIRAAGSDDPIKSSRWMSLADLAMGWTRPTFPLTGKDLIKAGVEPGEAMGKKMAALKALWVRSGFSVDKDKLLMALKLLG from the coding sequence ATGACCGATTTAAACCCACAACAATACGCTTGGATGCGAGAGCCAGCAGTAAGCCAGCTTTTTAAGGCTTTTCCGAAAGGTCAACTTCGCTTTGTTGGCGGCTGTGTGCGCAATGCCCTGATGGGGGAGGCCGTGGCGGATGTTGATCTTGCCACGCCGTTGACACCTGATGCCGTTATCAAGGTGCTGGACGCTGCCAGTATTCGTCATATTCCAACGGGCATCGATCACGGCACAGTGACCGTCATCATTGATGGTAAACCCTATGAGGTTACCAGCCTGCGCAAAGATGTGGAGACCGACGGCCGCCGCGCGGTGGTTGCCTTCACGACCGATTGGACAGAGGATGCCTATCGCCGAGACCTGACGATGAATGCGCTTTATGCGGATTTTGACGGGACAGTTTATGACCCTTGCGGGCAGGGGGTTGACGATTTGAAGGCCCGCCGTTTTCGTTTTGTGGGCGACGCTGATGCGCGTGTGCGCGAAGACTATCTTCGCATTTTGCGGTTTTTCCGTTTTATCGCGTGGTACGGCAGCACCCATAAAGACGGCCAAGGCGTAATTGACGCAGACGCTCTGCGGGCGTGTCGCGAAAACGCAAAGGGACTTAAAACACTGTCCGCTGAACGGATTTGGTCAGAGACGAAAAAGCTGTTGAGCGCGCCTGACCCATGCCGTGCTGTGCGTATTATGCTGACCAATGATATATTGGATACGCTGCTGCCAGAGGCGAGCAATAGCGTGGGGCTTGATGCTATTGTGGCACTGGAACGTAGAGAGGCGATAAAGCCTGATCCGCTGTTGCGCCTTATGGCGATGGGCGCTCGCGAACCGCTCGCCATTGTTCTTTTGACGAAGCGTTTGAAAATGTCCAACTCCGAGAGCACGCGGCTGCGCGCGTGGGCGGATGATGCGACGGCGCTGGACCCCAATGCAGACGACCGTACCAAGCGGATTGCGATATACACGGCCGGTAAACAAGTGATCATTGACCGTGCGCGTATTCGTGCGGCTGGGAGTGATGATCCCATCAAGTCTTCCCGCTGGATGAGCCTTGCAGACCTAGCGATGGGGTGGACACGGCCGACATTTCCGTTGACGGGTAAAGACCTGATTAAAGCCGGCGTCGAGCCAGGTGAAGCTATGGGTAAGAAAATGGCGGCCTTAAAAGCGCTTTGGGTCCGCAGCGGGTTTAGTGTGGATAAAGATAAATTACTGATGGCATTAAAGTTGTTGGGATAG
- a CDS encoding polysaccharide deacetylase family protein gives MSMNRRGFLVGSAALAVTACRTASSKPVKTIAITMDDFNLGFDIRLDSLARNQAILDAFAAHNHKAAGFVTGQFIESDVGRAVVQSWASAGHMLGNHTYTHMNSSDEPVDIIKADILKNHAAMKGYAGYQPYFRFPYLAEGGTMDKVNDYRAFMDANGFKNAPVTIDSIDWYTTDRLEKRLKSDPNTDTSSYGDYYVKAVLEIAQYKHDLAVRLGYPDMPHSLLMHHNILNGLYLRDVMDALVADGWQFIDAETMLTHPVYNLRPNIPNRGRSVLSVLAQERGVADQGFPKAYHGFGKDTMDALGL, from the coding sequence ATGAGCATGAATAGGCGGGGATTTTTAGTCGGAAGTGCAGCCTTAGCTGTAACAGCGTGTCGAACCGCTTCGTCCAAACCCGTCAAAACAATTGCCATTACAATGGATGATTTTAATTTGGGTTTTGACATTCGACTAGATTCGCTTGCGCGTAACCAAGCCATTCTAGATGCCTTTGCTGCCCATAATCATAAGGCGGCAGGATTTGTGACCGGACAGTTCATTGAAAGCGACGTGGGTCGCGCGGTTGTGCAAAGCTGGGCCTCGGCGGGGCATATGCTCGGCAATCACACATATACCCATATGAACAGTAGTGATGAGCCCGTTGATATTATCAAAGCTGATATTTTGAAAAACCACGCCGCCATGAAAGGCTACGCAGGCTATCAACCTTATTTTAGATTTCCGTATTTGGCCGAAGGCGGCACCATGGACAAAGTCAATGACTACCGCGCATTTATGGACGCCAACGGGTTTAAAAATGCCCCTGTCACAATCGATAGTATTGATTGGTACACAACTGACCGATTAGAAAAACGGCTTAAGTCTGACCCGAATACGGACACATCGTCCTATGGAGATTACTACGTTAAAGCCGTATTGGAGATCGCCCAGTATAAACACGACTTAGCTGTCAGGCTCGGTTATCCTGATATGCCGCATAGCCTTTTGATGCATCATAATATTTTAAACGGCCTGTATTTACGTGACGTCATGGACGCCTTAGTTGCCGACGGTTGGCAATTTATTGATGCGGAGACGATGCTTACCCATCCCGTTTATAATCTTCGCCCCAACATTCCAAACCGTGGGCGCAGCGTACTGTCGGTGTTGGCGCAAGAGCGCGGCGTTGCGGATCAGGGTTTTCCAAAAGCCTATCACGGATTTGGCAAAGACACGATGGACGCGCTTGGCCTTTGA
- a CDS encoding CoA pyrophosphatase, whose protein sequence is MSDINAPIIKRITSALLPLRIDDDTDLVKRDGQRVASVLMPLVQRDLGWQVILTQRPMTMPRHPGQISFPGGRREDDETALQAALRETEEEVGLPASVITVLGRLPSFDAVSDYRVTPFVGVVDNKATIVPCEREVEEAFEVPLDFILNGNNHIARDVFFDGRDHRLYDMPYDGPDGKHRNIWGMTAMMMRRLYEREFA, encoded by the coding sequence CCATTATTAAACGCATTACATCGGCGCTTTTGCCGCTTCGGATTGATGACGACACCGACCTTGTGAAACGTGACGGGCAACGCGTGGCGTCAGTCCTTATGCCCTTGGTGCAACGCGATTTAGGCTGGCAGGTTATCTTGACCCAACGCCCGATGACTATGCCCCGTCACCCTGGGCAAATTAGCTTTCCGGGCGGGCGGCGCGAAGACGACGAGACGGCGCTGCAAGCGGCCCTGCGCGAAACCGAAGAAGAGGTGGGATTGCCCGCGAGCGTGATTACAGTGCTAGGCCGCCTGCCGAGCTTTGACGCTGTGTCGGATTACCGCGTCACGCCTTTTGTGGGTGTTGTTGATAATAAGGCTACTATCGTCCCATGTGAGCGCGAGGTCGAAGAAGCCTTTGAAGTGCCGCTTGATTTCATCCTAAATGGCAATAACCACATTGCACGAGACGTCTTTTTTGACGGGCGGGACCACCGACTTTATGATATGCCTTATGACGGCCCAGACGGTAAACACCGTAACATTTGGGGCATGACGGCGATGATGATGCGCCGCCTCTATGAACGGGAATTCGCATGA